In uncultured Fibrobacter sp., the following proteins share a genomic window:
- a CDS encoding RNA methyltransferase, with amino-acid sequence MSAERESMESLLARVTERRRELLTSVVDRRTRHFCMVLEDLFDPHNISAVIRTAEVFGLQDVHIIEEDNAYSVNKSILKGSYKWMSLYLYKKRMLCMEKLRAKGYKIAVASTNTTNSVLDLDLSQPTAFYLGSEFHGNHPDTLAHADYEFKLPQYGITESMNVSVAGGVLMTYLDVFMQKEGREKFLLKKEERDALLWDWLDRHVNGIENNSPITRVEE; translated from the coding sequence ATGAGTGCTGAAAGAGAATCTATGGAATCCCTGCTTGCGCGGGTGACGGAACGTCGTCGTGAGCTTTTGACGTCTGTGGTGGACCGCCGTACAAGACATTTCTGTATGGTGCTGGAAGATCTTTTTGATCCGCACAACATTTCTGCCGTGATCCGCACCGCAGAAGTCTTTGGGCTTCAGGATGTTCATATTATTGAAGAAGACAATGCCTACAGCGTGAACAAGTCCATTCTGAAGGGTTCTTACAAGTGGATGAGTCTGTACCTTTACAAGAAGCGCATGCTCTGCATGGAAAAGCTGCGCGCGAAGGGTTACAAGATTGCGGTTGCAAGTACGAATACGACGAATTCTGTTCTGGATCTGGATCTGAGCCAGCCGACGGCATTCTACCTGGGAAGTGAATTCCACGGGAACCACCCCGATACGCTTGCCCATGCCGACTATGAATTCAAGCTTCCGCAGTACGGCATTACCGAATCGATGAACGTTTCTGTTGCCGGGGGCGTTCTGATGACCTACCTCGACGTGTTCATGCAGAAGGAAGGCCGCGAAAAGTTCCTGCTTAAAAAGGAAGAACGCGACGCCCTGCTCTGGGACTGGCTCGACCGCCACGTAAACGGCATCGAGAACAATAGCCCCATTACGCGAGTGGAAGAGTAA